In a genomic window of Streptomyces pristinaespiralis:
- a CDS encoding GAF domain-containing protein yields the protein MKNASLDLAGLAAMDTAEALRLLKGVRDAALSGRRPKVGPRADIDESWQRMLRRGLDPDRDRRAGLLPLEELERRRLSSPLVEVLPVLREGLVSLAEGAQHIMVVADAEGRLLWREGSAAVLRKGDSHGFVVGADWKEELVGTNGVGTPLVSRRPVQVHSAEHFVSTHHTWTCAGAPITDPRDGRLIGVVDISGPLSTMHPATLALVTSVARLAEAELRNRHHEALDRLRSVASPLLGRLGGRAVAVDANGWPAAVTGMAPPGRLPLPKSVRAGRLWLPSLGVCTLEPLPGGWLIRPDEASPEAEPGRVVLDLSRPRRPCVTVTGASGSWSHELSPRHAELLYVLARHREGRSAAQLAQDIFEDPTRTVTVRAEMSRLRRHLAQVLAHRPYRFAEEVEVELVLPERPADLLPHSSAPAVRRGPVP from the coding sequence GTGAAGAATGCATCGCTCGACCTGGCCGGGCTTGCGGCAATGGACACCGCCGAGGCCTTGCGGCTGCTGAAGGGTGTGCGGGACGCCGCCCTGTCCGGCCGCCGGCCGAAGGTCGGGCCCCGCGCCGACATCGACGAGTCGTGGCAGCGGATGCTGCGCCGGGGCCTGGACCCGGACCGGGACCGCAGGGCCGGGCTGCTTCCGCTGGAGGAGCTGGAGCGGCGCAGGCTCTCCTCGCCGCTCGTGGAGGTGCTGCCGGTGCTGCGCGAGGGGCTGGTCTCCTTGGCGGAGGGCGCGCAGCACATCATGGTCGTCGCGGACGCCGAGGGCCGGCTGCTGTGGCGGGAGGGCAGCGCGGCCGTCCTCCGCAAGGGCGACTCGCACGGTTTCGTGGTGGGCGCCGACTGGAAGGAGGAGCTGGTCGGCACGAACGGTGTCGGTACTCCTCTGGTGTCCCGGCGTCCCGTGCAGGTGCACTCCGCCGAGCATTTCGTCTCCACCCACCACACGTGGACCTGCGCCGGGGCGCCGATCACCGACCCGCGGGACGGCAGGCTGATCGGTGTCGTCGACATCAGCGGTCCGCTCTCCACGATGCACCCGGCGACGCTGGCGCTGGTCACCTCGGTGGCCCGTCTCGCGGAGGCCGAGCTGCGCAACCGCCACCACGAGGCGCTCGACCGGCTCCGCAGTGTCGCCTCGCCGCTGCTGGGACGGCTGGGCGGCCGGGCGGTGGCGGTGGACGCGAACGGCTGGCCGGCGGCGGTGACGGGCATGGCGCCGCCTGGCAGGCTGCCGCTGCCGAAGTCGGTCAGGGCCGGCCGGCTGTGGCTGCCGTCGCTCGGTGTGTGCACGCTGGAGCCGCTGCCGGGCGGCTGGCTGATCCGGCCCGACGAGGCATCGCCGGAGGCGGAGCCGGGCCGGGTGGTGCTGGACCTGAGCCGGCCGCGGCGGCCGTGCGTCACCGTCACGGGCGCCTCGGGGAGCTGGTCGCACGAGCTCAGCCCGCGCCATGCCGAGCTGCTGTACGTCCTGGCGAGACATCGCGAAGGCCGGTCGGCCGCCCAGCTGGCGCAGGACATCTTCGAGGATCCGACGCGGACGGTGACCGTCCGGGCCGAGATGTCCCGGCTGCGGCGGCATCTCGCGCAGGTCCTTGCCCACCGGCCGTACCGCTTCGCGGAGGAGGTCGAGGTGGAGCTGGTGCTGCCCGAGCGGCCGGCGGACCTGCTGCCGCACTCGAGCGCCCCGGCCGTGCGCCGGGGGCCGGTGCCGTGA
- a CDS encoding acyl-CoA dehydrogenase family protein, whose translation MAASTHTVTNQPPPLVGYDVFTADRALAEAVDRHVAAEAGDAAREELSGLGRAAGSAEAQEWGAQADGNPPRLRTHDRYGHRIDEVDFHPAWHRLLDRAVSAGLVDAWGRPGGHVRRAAGFLVWTQVEAGHGCPVSMTHASVPALRTDPVLAAEWEPRLTSTVYEEGLRPASQKRGVLFGMGMTEKQGGSDVRTNTTRAEPLAQDGEYLLTGHKWFCSAPMSDGFLVSAQAAPATREGGLTCFLVPRVLEDGSRNVFRIQRLKDKLGNRSNASAEVEFEGTWARRVGEEGRGVRTITGMVAATRLDCVLGSAALMRQAVAQAIHHTAYRSAFGGLLIDKPLMRNVLADLALESEAATTLGMRLAAAYDADTEQERAFLRLAVPAAKFWVAKRCTPVVAEASECLGGNGYVEESGMPRLLRESPLNSIWEGSGNVQALDVLRALQREPSALNAFLQEVGRARGADHRLDGAIKGLLTELADLDGIEARARRLVERMALVLQGSLLVRWAPPEVSDAFCASRLGGDGGSVFGTLPHTLDLTSIVERARAVV comes from the coding sequence ATGGCAGCCAGCACCCACACAGTGACCAACCAGCCTCCGCCCCTGGTGGGGTACGACGTGTTCACCGCCGACCGCGCCCTCGCGGAGGCGGTCGACCGGCATGTGGCGGCGGAGGCCGGTGACGCGGCGCGCGAGGAGCTTTCCGGGCTCGGCCGGGCGGCGGGCTCGGCGGAGGCCCAGGAGTGGGGCGCGCAGGCGGACGGGAATCCGCCGCGGCTGCGGACGCACGACCGGTACGGGCACCGGATCGACGAGGTGGACTTCCATCCGGCCTGGCACCGGCTGCTGGACCGTGCCGTGTCCGCGGGGCTGGTGGACGCCTGGGGCAGGCCGGGCGGCCATGTCCGCCGGGCGGCCGGTTTCCTGGTGTGGACGCAGGTCGAGGCGGGCCACGGCTGCCCGGTGTCGATGACGCACGCCTCGGTGCCGGCGCTGCGTACCGATCCGGTGCTGGCGGCCGAGTGGGAGCCGCGGCTGACGTCGACCGTGTACGAGGAGGGTCTGCGGCCGGCGTCGCAGAAGCGCGGGGTCCTGTTCGGGATGGGCATGACGGAGAAGCAGGGCGGCAGCGACGTACGGACGAACACGACGCGTGCCGAGCCGCTGGCACAGGACGGCGAGTACCTGCTCACGGGGCACAAGTGGTTCTGTTCGGCGCCGATGAGCGACGGTTTCCTCGTGTCGGCGCAGGCGGCGCCGGCGACGCGGGAAGGCGGCCTGACCTGCTTCCTGGTGCCCCGGGTGCTGGAGGACGGCAGCCGGAACGTCTTCCGGATCCAGCGGCTGAAGGACAAGCTCGGCAACCGCTCCAACGCCTCGGCCGAGGTCGAGTTCGAGGGGACGTGGGCGCGGCGGGTCGGCGAGGAGGGGCGGGGGGTGCGCACGATCACCGGGATGGTGGCGGCGACCCGTCTGGACTGTGTCCTCGGTTCGGCCGCGCTGATGCGGCAGGCGGTGGCGCAGGCGATCCATCACACGGCGTACCGGAGCGCGTTCGGCGGGCTGCTGATCGACAAGCCGCTGATGCGCAATGTGCTGGCCGATCTCGCGCTGGAGTCGGAGGCGGCGACGACGCTCGGGATGCGGCTGGCGGCGGCGTACGACGCGGACACGGAGCAGGAGCGGGCGTTCCTGCGGCTGGCGGTCCCCGCGGCGAAGTTCTGGGTGGCGAAGCGGTGCACGCCGGTGGTCGCGGAGGCGTCGGAGTGTCTGGGCGGCAACGGCTACGTCGAGGAGTCGGGCATGCCTCGGCTGCTGCGCGAGTCACCGCTGAACTCGATCTGGGAGGGGTCGGGCAATGTGCAGGCGCTCGATGTGCTGCGCGCGCTGCAGAGGGAGCCGTCGGCGCTGAACGCCTTCCTCCAGGAGGTGGGCAGGGCGCGTGGTGCGGACCACCGGCTGGACGGGGCGATCAAGGGGCTGCTGACGGAGCTCGCGGATCTGGACGGCATCGAGGCGCGGGCGCGCCGGCTGGTGGAGCGTATGGCGCTGGTGCTGCAGGGGTCGCTGCTGGTGCGGTGGGCCCCGCCGGAGGTGTCGGACGCGTTCTGCGCGTCGCGTCTCGGCGGCGACGGCGGGTCCGTGTTCGGCACGCTTCCGCACACGCTGGACCTGACGTCGATCGTGGAGCGTGCCCGCGCCGTGGTGTGA
- a CDS encoding YihY/virulence factor BrkB family protein, translated as MQAANETPERPSGRLHRARVLYRNVSKRKMVWLLLKDTVNSCIEYRILGLAAEAAFFTLLSVPPLMLGLIGLLGYIDDWTNTTTVASIEENILTAVGTVLSDRGVNDIAKPLLEDVTQGGRPDLISIGFAIALWSGSRAVNVFIDTITVMYGLDGHRGIVATRLLAFLLYIVALLIGAVVLPLAVVGPDRVVELMPWGTEVVRILYWPVVMLLSIAFLTTLYHVSVPVRSPWVEDIPGALVALGMWILGSFLLRIYLTSQVEGPTIYGSLAAPIAFLLWIGISAFAVLVGAAVNAAIDRVWPSVATAAARAANERARAADAAQLLARARAAEMYGDADDEEGGGDMPSEFPERWSKFLPVDDVRARLHTTKENGRDGRD; from the coding sequence GTGCAGGCAGCAAACGAAACACCCGAGCGGCCGTCGGGCCGGCTCCACCGGGCCCGAGTCCTCTACCGCAACGTCTCGAAGCGGAAGATGGTATGGCTGCTGCTGAAAGACACCGTCAATTCGTGCATCGAGTACCGCATTCTCGGCCTGGCGGCCGAGGCGGCGTTCTTCACACTGCTGTCCGTCCCGCCGCTGATGCTCGGACTGATCGGCCTCCTCGGCTACATCGACGACTGGACCAACACCACCACCGTCGCCTCCATCGAGGAGAACATCCTCACCGCCGTCGGCACCGTACTGTCCGACCGAGGCGTCAACGACATCGCCAAACCCCTCCTCGAGGACGTCACCCAGGGCGGCCGGCCCGACCTGATCTCCATCGGTTTCGCCATCGCCCTGTGGTCCGGGTCGCGGGCCGTGAACGTCTTCATCGACACGATCACGGTCATGTACGGGCTCGACGGGCACCGCGGCATCGTCGCCACGAGGCTGCTGGCGTTCCTGCTGTACATCGTCGCCCTGCTGATCGGTGCGGTCGTCCTGCCGCTCGCCGTCGTCGGCCCCGACCGGGTCGTGGAACTCATGCCCTGGGGCACGGAAGTCGTCCGGATCCTGTACTGGCCCGTCGTCATGCTGCTCTCCATCGCCTTCCTGACCACGCTCTACCACGTGTCCGTGCCCGTACGGTCCCCATGGGTAGAGGACATCCCGGGCGCCCTGGTGGCCCTCGGCATGTGGATCCTCGGCAGCTTCCTGCTGCGCATCTACCTCACCAGCCAGGTCGAAGGCCCGACGATCTACGGCTCGCTGGCCGCGCCCATCGCCTTCCTGCTCTGGATAGGCATCTCCGCCTTCGCCGTCCTCGTCGGCGCGGCGGTCAACGCCGCGATCGACCGGGTCTGGCCGTCGGTCGCCACGGCCGCGGCCCGCGCCGCGAACGAGCGGGCGCGCGCCGCCGACGCGGCGCAGCTGCTGGCACGGGCGCGGGCCGCGGAGATGTACGGCGACGCGGACGACGAGGAGGGCGGCGGGGACATGCCGTCCGAGTTCCCGGAGCGCTGGTCGAAGTTCCTGCCGGTGGACGACGTGCGGGCGCGTCTGCACACGACGAAGGAGAACGGCCGGGACGGCCGCGACTAG